A single window of Bradyrhizobium daqingense DNA harbors:
- a CDS encoding tyrosine phosphatase family protein, which produces MIHVCSLAALPETVRLTKASHVLTVMANVEQVARPVSVLPANHLKVSMDDITEEMDGFVAPSETHIEQVLNFVRGWDRSAPLVVHCYAGISRSTASAFAAVCALNPNRDEIEIARKIRAASPIASPNRRIVGLADRALGRNGRMLRALDEMGPGAMMVEGRPFVIELE; this is translated from the coding sequence ATGATCCACGTCTGTTCCCTCGCCGCGCTTCCCGAAACCGTCCGCCTCACCAAGGCCAGCCACGTGCTGACCGTGATGGCCAATGTCGAGCAGGTGGCGCGGCCGGTGTCGGTGCTGCCGGCCAACCATCTCAAGGTGTCGATGGACGACATCACCGAGGAGATGGACGGCTTTGTCGCGCCGTCGGAGACGCATATCGAGCAGGTGCTGAACTTCGTGCGCGGCTGGGACCGCTCAGCGCCGCTGGTGGTGCATTGCTACGCCGGCATCAGCCGCTCCACCGCGAGCGCGTTTGCAGCGGTGTGCGCGCTCAATCCGAACCGTGACGAAATCGAGATCGCCAGGAAGATCCGCGCGGCCTCGCCGATCGCCTCGCCGAACCGGCGCATCGTCGGCCTCGCCGATCGCGCATTGGGACGCAACGGCCGGATGCTGCGCGCGCTCGACGAGATGGGCCCGGGCGCGATGATGGTCGAGGGCCGCCCCTTCGTGATCGAGCTCGAATGA
- a CDS encoding NUDIX hydrolase, translated as MSETLLTPIEIGLTAAIVAIEDHEPLILTARGGDGLAGLPFGPFDALAHRTFEIGLRAWVEEQTGLRLGYVEQLYTFGDRGRHAEAGDTGAHMVSIGYLALTRASGGELAATSASFEPWYRFFPWEDWREQPPDIIARDIIPALTRWAEEETPETTRALPRKDRVRFYFGLDGAPWDEERVLDRYELLYEAGLIEEARRDGRPAALARKALPALGTSMRFDHRRILATAIARLRAKLKYRPVVFELLAAEFTLTELQHTVEAISGRHLHKQNFRRLVETEALVEPTGVMSTQTGGRPAALYRFRRDVLQERPAPGLGVRSRR; from the coding sequence ATGAGCGAGACGCTGCTGACGCCGATCGAAATCGGCCTCACCGCCGCGATCGTCGCGATCGAGGACCACGAGCCGCTGATCCTCACCGCTCGCGGCGGTGACGGGCTTGCCGGCCTGCCGTTCGGCCCGTTCGATGCGCTCGCCCACCGCACCTTCGAGATCGGCCTGCGCGCCTGGGTCGAGGAGCAGACCGGCCTGCGTCTCGGCTATGTCGAACAGCTCTACACGTTCGGCGATCGCGGCCGTCATGCCGAGGCCGGCGACACCGGCGCGCATATGGTCTCGATCGGCTATCTCGCGTTGACGCGTGCTTCCGGTGGCGAGCTCGCAGCGACCAGCGCCAGCTTCGAGCCATGGTACCGCTTCTTCCCCTGGGAGGACTGGCGCGAGCAGCCGCCGGACATCATCGCCCGCGATATCATTCCGGCGCTGACGAGGTGGGCCGAGGAGGAGACGCCGGAGACGACGCGCGCGCTGCCGCGGAAGGATCGCGTGCGGTTCTATTTCGGTCTCGATGGTGCGCCCTGGGACGAGGAGCGCGTGCTCGACCGCTACGAGCTCCTGTACGAGGCAGGGCTGATCGAGGAGGCACGGCGCGACGGCCGCCCTGCGGCATTAGCGCGCAAGGCACTTCCCGCGCTCGGGACCTCGATGCGGTTCGACCACCGCCGGATTCTCGCCACGGCGATCGCGCGGCTGCGGGCAAAACTGAAGTATCGCCCTGTGGTGTTTGAACTTTTGGCCGCCGAATTCACACTCACCGAATTGCAGCATACGGTGGAGGCCATCTCCGGCCGGCACCTGCACAAACAGAATTTCCGCCGCCTCGTCGAAACGGAAGCCCTGGTCGAACCGACCGGAGTGATGTCGACACAGACCGGCGGACGCCCGGCAGCACTCTATCGCTTTCGCCGCGACGTGCTTCAGGAGCGGCCCGCGCCGGGCTTGGGCGTGCGCTCCCGGCGCTAG